A single region of the Brassica rapa cultivar Chiifu-401-42 chromosome A03, CAAS_Brap_v3.01, whole genome shotgun sequence genome encodes:
- the LOC103249161 gene encoding 17.6 kDa class II heat shock protein, with amino-acid sequence MEFVRFPIVSILEDMLEVPEEHNEKSRNNPSRAYMRDAKAMAATPADVIEHANAYVFVVDMPGIKGEEIKVQVEDENVLVVSGERQRENKESEGVKYVRMERRMGKFMRKFQLPENADLEKISAVCNDGVLKVTVQKLPPPEPKKPKTIQVQVA; translated from the coding sequence ATGGAATTTGTAAGGTTTCCGATAGTCTCAATCCTCGAAGACATGCTAGAAGTTCCCGAAGAGCACAACGAGAAGAGCCGCAACAATCCTTCAAGAGCTTACATGCGGGACGCAAAGGCAATGGCGGCTACGCCAGCCGACGTGATCGAGCACGCGAACGCGTACGTTTTCGTGGTGGACATGCCTGGAATCAAAGGAGAGGAGATCAAGGTTCAGGTGGAGGACGAGAACGTGCTTGTGGTGAGTGGAGAGAGGCAGAGAGAGAACAAGGAGAGCGAGGGTGTGAAGTATGTGAGGATGGAGAGGAGGATGGGGAAGTTTATGAGGAAGTTTCAGTTGCCTGAGAACGCTGATTTGGAGAAGATCTCTGCTGTTTGTAACGATGGTGTGTTGAAGGTGACTGTTCAGAAGCTTCCTCCTCCTGAGCCTAAGAAACCAAAGACTATCCA